In Cicer arietinum cultivar CDC Frontier isolate Library 1 chromosome 1, Cicar.CDCFrontier_v2.0, whole genome shotgun sequence, one DNA window encodes the following:
- the LOC140921106 gene encoding uncharacterized mitochondrial protein AtMg00820-like, translating to MQEELNQFERSKVWELVPNPGNKHIIGIKWVFKNKLDEIGIRNKARLVAQGYNQEEMIDFDETFAPVARLEAIQLLLVYACSMNFELFQMDFKSAFLNDYINEEVEVASSVIRKGTSRRLGTAHMAVEIGPTVMKKLLDKAE from the exons atgcaagaagaactaaaCCAATTTGAAAGAAGCAAAGTATGGGAACTTGTCCCTAATCCTGGAAacaaacacatcattggtatcaaatgggtgtttaaaaataaactagacgAAATTGGTATTCGAAACAAGGCAaggttggttgctcaaggatatAATCAAGAAGAAAtgattgactttgatgaaacatttgctccagtagcaaggttagaagcaattCAATTATTACTTGTTTATGCTTGTTCTATGAATTTTgaattgtttcaaatggatTTCAAGAGTGCTTTTCTCAATGACTACATTAATGAAGAAGTTGAAGTAGCAAGTTCAGTTAtaagaaagggg acttcaagaaggcTTGGGACAGCTCATATGGCCGTTGAAATAGGGCCAACTGTCATGAAAAAGCTGTTGGATAAAGCTGAATAG